One Sediminibacillus dalangtanensis genomic region harbors:
- a CDS encoding zinc metallopeptidase, translated as MFASLGGYLIYIALLMIIPLWAQSKVKRTYKKYSQVATSSYVTGAQVARKILDDNGIFDVRVEETRGTLSDHYDPRKKVVRLSQDNYHGHSMAASAIAAHEVGHAIQDAESYAFLRFRHSLFPLANLGSNLSFILIIAGAIMDMMNLVFVGIVFMSFAVLFQLVTLPVEFNASSRAMGQLVSSGIIRNNEERQTKKVLNAAALTYVAAAMVAVAELIRFILMFVVSNDD; from the coding sequence ATGTTCGCTTCGTTAGGCGGCTACTTAATTTATATCGCGCTCTTAATGATCATCCCATTATGGGCTCAATCAAAAGTGAAAAGAACCTATAAAAAGTATTCTCAAGTTGCAACTTCATCCTATGTGACTGGCGCACAGGTAGCCCGGAAAATATTAGATGATAACGGTATTTTCGATGTACGGGTTGAAGAGACACGCGGCACACTTTCCGACCACTATGATCCGAGGAAAAAGGTTGTGCGGTTGTCCCAAGACAACTACCATGGACATTCGATGGCTGCTTCAGCAATTGCAGCGCATGAGGTGGGGCATGCAATCCAGGATGCAGAATCTTATGCGTTTCTACGCTTCCGGCATTCACTGTTTCCGCTGGCTAATCTAGGTTCCAATTTGTCTTTTATCCTGATAATTGCTGGTGCGATCATGGATATGATGAACCTTGTATTTGTCGGTATCGTGTTCATGTCGTTTGCTGTGTTGTTCCAGCTGGTGACACTTCCGGTTGAGTTCAATGCATCGAGTCGGGCGATGGGCCAATTGGTTTCCAGCGGTATCATCCGCAATAATGAAGAGCGGCAAACGAAGAAAGTGTTAAATGCAGCCGCTTTGACTTACGTCGCTGCGGCAATGGTCGCTGTGGCAGAATTGATCCGCTTCATATTGATGTTTGTCGTATCAAATGACGATTAA
- a CDS encoding DUF1405 domain-containing protein: MYKYLLTNKQFLWMLLVINILGTIYGYYWYGSQLAVTPTIFLPFVPDSPTASLFFSLFLGFYLYGRQAPYIEALAIITLFKYGVWAVVMNLLTLFTTGDLVWQGYMLMASHGAMAIQGLLYAPFYKIKLRHIMVAAIWTLHNDIIDYVFGMMPVYSSLTDYMNEIGYFTFWLSIVSIAIAYYLTIHLKRKSHLLQ; encoded by the coding sequence ATGTATAAGTATCTATTAACCAATAAACAATTTCTTTGGATGTTGCTGGTCATCAATATATTGGGAACGATTTACGGTTATTATTGGTATGGCAGCCAGTTGGCAGTTACACCAACCATTTTTCTGCCATTTGTGCCGGATAGTCCGACAGCAAGCCTGTTCTTTAGCTTATTTTTGGGTTTCTATTTATATGGAAGGCAAGCTCCTTACATAGAAGCACTTGCTATCATCACTTTATTCAAATATGGTGTGTGGGCAGTGGTCATGAACTTGCTTACTTTGTTTACCACTGGCGATTTAGTCTGGCAGGGGTATATGCTGATGGCGTCGCATGGAGCAATGGCTATTCAGGGTTTGCTATATGCACCATTTTATAAAATAAAGCTTCGACATATCATGGTGGCAGCCATCTGGACTTTACATAATGATATTATCGACTATGTGTTTGGCATGATGCCGGTTTACTCTTCGTTAACTGATTACATGAATGAAATCGGCTACTTTACTTTTTGGCTGAGCATTGTTTCGATTGCCATTGCTTATTACCTAACCATTCACCTGAAACGAAAAAGCCATCTCTTACAGTGA
- a CDS encoding nucleotide pyrophosphohydrolase, which translates to MDHEKGYTTVEMQKRVDAYIGQFKEGYFSPLSLMARLTEEVGELAREVNHHHGEKPKKASEQEKTMEDELGDLLFVAICFANSLDIDLSDAFERSMSKIETRDKNRWTRKDGEGKDHD; encoded by the coding sequence ATGGATCACGAAAAAGGATATACCACGGTTGAAATGCAAAAAAGAGTGGATGCTTACATAGGACAATTCAAAGAAGGATATTTTTCTCCATTAAGCCTTATGGCAAGGTTGACGGAAGAAGTCGGCGAGTTGGCACGGGAAGTGAATCATCATCATGGAGAAAAACCAAAAAAAGCTTCTGAACAGGAAAAAACAATGGAAGACGAATTAGGTGATTTGTTATTTGTCGCCATATGTTTTGCCAATTCGTTGGATATCGACCTTTCAGACGCATTTGAACGGTCGATGAGCAAAATAGAAACAAGAGACAAAAATCGTTGGACAAGAAAAGATGGAGAGGGGAAGGATCATGACTAA
- a CDS encoding menaquinol-cytochrome c reductase cytochrome b/c subunit, with protein sequence MHKGKGMKFVGDSRITAERKPNIPKDYSEYPGRTEAFWPNFLLKEWLVGAVFLVGFLCLTAAHPAPLEGIADPTAAGYIPLPDWYFLFLYQFLKYEFASGPYFVIGAIIAPGLAFGGLLLAPFLDNRPGRKVSQRPIAVSLMLLGMASVFWLTYEAAEHVNWQQRAEENTPELPVEVEIDEDHPGYEVYQNNSCIQCHGESLEGGAAAPPLTDIDHSVDEIKDIAQNGIGDMPPGQFEGTDEELQQLAEFIVEVNESGE encoded by the coding sequence GTGCATAAAGGGAAAGGGATGAAGTTTGTCGGTGATTCTCGAATCACTGCTGAACGAAAGCCTAATATACCGAAGGACTATTCAGAGTATCCTGGGAGAACAGAGGCATTTTGGCCGAACTTCCTATTAAAAGAATGGTTGGTTGGTGCGGTATTTCTTGTTGGTTTCTTATGTTTGACTGCCGCTCACCCGGCACCGCTGGAAGGAATCGCCGATCCGACAGCTGCAGGTTATATACCATTACCAGACTGGTATTTCTTATTTTTATACCAATTCTTAAAGTATGAATTTGCCAGTGGCCCATATTTTGTCATAGGGGCCATCATAGCACCAGGTTTGGCTTTTGGCGGACTTTTGCTGGCACCGTTCCTGGACAACAGGCCAGGCAGAAAGGTTTCCCAGCGTCCAATCGCTGTATCGCTGATGTTATTGGGTATGGCAAGTGTTTTCTGGCTTACATATGAAGCTGCAGAGCACGTGAACTGGCAACAAAGAGCGGAGGAAAATACTCCTGAATTGCCTGTTGAAGTCGAAATTGACGAAGACCATCCAGGCTACGAAGTTTACCAAAACAATAGCTGTATTCAATGTCACGGCGAAAGCCTCGAAGGCGGAGCAGCAGCCCCACCATTAACAGACATTGACCATTCAGTAGATGAAATAAAAGATATCGCTCAAAACGGTATTGGGGATATGCCTCCTGGGCAATTCGAAGGTACCGATGAAGAATTACAGCAATTGGCTGAGTTTATAGTCGAAGTCAATGAAAGTGGAGAATAA
- a CDS encoding ReoY family proteolytic degradation factor, protein MNTPISIKDKKEFIRWFLRNYQLKRRESVWILNYLINHENLLERVHFIREARYCPRGIVISTFCSEEAPFRFYKNHIVTTDAEKSFHDIRLNRKDPVYIQLNFKNANQSASYVAVLEDNPYLPDDYFITKKDRLAAKKMLDKSIYQTQKQRLQEGIDLALDNRDQSSFDRLIRELRELEDRFAQVK, encoded by the coding sequence TTGAACACACCTATTTCAATTAAGGATAAAAAAGAATTTATTCGCTGGTTTTTACGAAATTATCAGTTGAAAAGAAGAGAAAGTGTCTGGATTTTGAACTATTTAATCAATCATGAAAACTTATTAGAGCGCGTCCATTTTATCAGGGAAGCAAGGTATTGTCCGCGGGGAATTGTCATCTCTACCTTCTGCTCAGAGGAAGCTCCTTTTCGCTTTTATAAAAACCATATCGTCACGACCGATGCCGAAAAATCGTTTCATGACATACGGCTGAACCGAAAGGATCCGGTATATATTCAACTCAATTTTAAAAATGCGAACCAATCAGCCTCTTATGTAGCAGTATTGGAAGATAATCCATATCTCCCGGATGACTACTTTATTACAAAAAAAGATCGTCTGGCTGCGAAGAAAATGTTGGATAAATCCATTTATCAAACCCAGAAACAAAGATTGCAAGAAGGAATTGACTTGGCGCTGGATAATCGGGATCAGTCAAGCTTCGACCGGTTGATCAGAGAATTGAGGGAACTGGAAGATAGATTTGCGCAGGTGAAGTAG
- the dapB gene encoding 4-hydroxy-tetrahydrodipicolinate reductase, with the protein MTKTKVIVAGPRGKMGSEALRMIAKQDDLELAACLDRKNDGMLVRDIDGLPAFDARIYEDVEECFQQVEADVLVDLTTPEYGYLHTKTALENGIRPVVGTTGFTEEQLEELTRLAEEKQLGTVIAPNFALGAVLMMQFSKWAAKYFPDVEIIERHHDNKLDAPSGTAVKTARLIQEVRESKRQGHQDEKETIEGARGADVDGMKIHSVRLPGLVAHQEVVFGASGQNLTIKHDSFHRESFMSGVKLAIDHVMKLDLLVYGLENLLE; encoded by the coding sequence ATGACTAAAACAAAAGTAATTGTTGCAGGACCACGCGGGAAAATGGGGAGTGAAGCGCTTCGCATGATCGCCAAACAAGATGATCTGGAACTTGCTGCTTGTCTTGATCGTAAAAACGACGGCATGCTCGTGAGAGATATAGATGGACTGCCTGCTTTTGATGCCCGTATTTATGAAGACGTGGAAGAGTGTTTCCAGCAAGTTGAAGCAGATGTATTGGTGGACTTGACTACCCCTGAATATGGATACTTGCATACGAAGACCGCTTTGGAGAATGGCATCCGCCCGGTTGTAGGTACAACAGGTTTCACGGAGGAGCAGCTCGAAGAATTGACGAGACTGGCAGAAGAAAAACAATTAGGGACTGTGATTGCTCCAAACTTCGCCTTGGGTGCTGTTTTGATGATGCAGTTTTCCAAGTGGGCAGCGAAGTATTTTCCTGATGTGGAAATCATTGAACGTCATCATGACAATAAGCTCGATGCTCCATCGGGAACAGCTGTGAAAACTGCCCGATTGATTCAGGAAGTGAGGGAAAGCAAGCGGCAGGGACACCAGGATGAAAAGGAAACCATCGAAGGAGCGAGAGGGGCTGATGTCGACGGCATGAAAATACACAGTGTTCGACTTCCCGGACTCGTTGCGCACCAGGAAGTCGTTTTCGGTGCTTCCGGCCAAAATCTGACCATCAAACATGATTCCTTCCATCGGGAATCCTTTATGTCAGGAGTGAAGCTGGCGATTGATCATGTAATGAAGCTGGATTTGTTGGTGTACGGTTTGGAAAATTTACTGGAATGA
- a CDS encoding sporulation protein YpjB, translated as MNRTSYAQLLLCFLLAVGAFLPGKAVLAHHQDVHSSIYQYVRFVQEERYEEAEALLQHHSQEFTQYASEHTDTDKAKIAVDVLQRNLQAVAVPEDKDSQLYTHAMSLLLVFDALKNEKEPLWMTWKQELQSEIEQLSKTDEELAMQDINRLTTHWNIMEPALKLAADEEGYMQTSAAISYLLASMDSPGWQEQMITASDLLQQIETGNDDTLKRNLTLIFMVAAVGGFIIITLSYVAWKKYKGERTRQENKRENS; from the coding sequence ATGAATAGGACAAGTTATGCGCAATTATTACTTTGTTTTTTGCTGGCTGTCGGTGCGTTTTTGCCAGGAAAGGCCGTCTTGGCACATCACCAGGATGTTCATTCCTCCATCTACCAGTATGTCCGCTTCGTACAGGAGGAAAGATATGAAGAGGCCGAAGCCTTGCTGCAACACCATTCTCAAGAATTCACACAATATGCTTCTGAGCATACCGATACTGACAAAGCAAAAATCGCTGTTGATGTTCTGCAACGCAACCTGCAAGCTGTCGCGGTCCCGGAGGATAAAGATTCACAGCTGTATACCCATGCAATGTCATTGCTTCTTGTGTTTGATGCTTTAAAAAATGAAAAGGAACCGCTTTGGATGACCTGGAAGCAGGAACTGCAGAGTGAAATAGAACAATTGTCTAAAACCGATGAAGAACTTGCCATGCAAGATATAAACCGTCTGACAACACATTGGAATATCATGGAGCCGGCATTGAAGCTGGCTGCTGACGAGGAAGGTTATATGCAAACGAGTGCAGCCATTTCTTATTTGCTGGCTTCAATGGACAGCCCCGGGTGGCAAGAGCAGATGATTACTGCTTCCGATCTATTGCAACAAATTGAAACAGGGAACGATGACACATTGAAACGGAATTTAACGCTTATTTTTATGGTGGCTGCTGTCGGTGGTTTCATTATTATCACGCTTTCCTATGTAGCCTGGAAAAAGTATAAAGGGGAAAGAACAAGACAAGAGAACAAAAGAGAAAACAGTTGA
- the mgsA gene encoding methylglyoxal synthase, translating to MNIALIAHDKKKSDMIEFTIAYTHILEKHQLYATGTTGSKIAEATNMDIHRFQSGPLGGDQQIGAMIAQNDMDVVIFFRDPLTAQPHEPDVSALMRLCDVYQIPLATNLGAAEIVVRALEHGDFQWREIVKGK from the coding sequence GTGAACATTGCTCTTATAGCACATGATAAGAAGAAATCAGATATGATCGAATTCACGATTGCTTATACGCATATCCTGGAAAAGCATCAGCTATATGCCACCGGAACAACCGGCTCCAAAATAGCCGAAGCAACGAATATGGATATACACCGTTTTCAATCGGGTCCACTTGGCGGCGACCAGCAAATCGGTGCGATGATTGCACAAAACGACATGGATGTCGTCATTTTCTTCCGTGATCCACTTACCGCTCAGCCTCATGAGCCAGATGTCAGCGCCTTAATGAGACTGTGTGATGTATACCAAATTCCTTTGGCTACCAATCTCGGAGCAGCTGAAATTGTCGTCCGGGCTTTGGAGCATGGGGATTTTCAATGGAGAGAAATTGTCAAAGGAAAATAA
- a CDS encoding YitT family protein yields the protein MSVFGIKLKNTLFILFGSAVFAFGIVHFNMQNELGEGGFTGITLLFYFLWGWDPAIMNIVLNVPAFIVGWRFLSRNTFIYTIIGTLAVSLFLSIFQAHQFYLHLESDMTLVALFAGVSIGIGLGIIFRYGGTTGGVDIIARIVHKYAGWSMGKTMFLFDAIVISTSIIAYLELVEGMYTLVAVYVAARVIDFIQEGAYAARGATIISNRSHEVSEEILRRMDRGVTVLQGKGRYTGENREVLYCVVGRNEIVRLQNIINSVDPHAFVAVTSVHDVLGEGFTLDENKQPLQD from the coding sequence ATGAGTGTTTTCGGCATCAAGTTAAAAAATACACTGTTCATCTTGTTCGGATCTGCTGTATTTGCTTTCGGAATCGTCCATTTTAATATGCAAAATGAACTGGGTGAAGGTGGCTTTACCGGAATAACCTTGCTATTTTATTTTTTGTGGGGCTGGGACCCTGCCATCATGAATATTGTATTGAATGTACCGGCATTCATCGTCGGCTGGCGATTTTTAAGCCGCAATACGTTTATTTATACGATTATTGGAACGTTGGCCGTATCCTTGTTTTTAAGTATTTTTCAAGCCCATCAATTTTATTTGCATTTAGAGTCGGACATGACCTTGGTTGCGTTATTCGCCGGGGTGTCTATCGGGATCGGACTTGGCATTATTTTTCGTTATGGCGGAACGACAGGTGGTGTCGACATCATTGCCAGGATCGTTCACAAGTATGCCGGCTGGAGCATGGGCAAAACCATGTTTTTATTCGACGCGATTGTTATCTCCACTTCAATTATCGCTTATTTAGAGCTTGTCGAAGGGATGTACACGCTTGTTGCTGTCTATGTCGCTGCGCGAGTCATCGACTTTATCCAGGAAGGGGCATATGCTGCTAGAGGAGCAACCATCATCTCCAATCGCAGCCATGAAGTTTCCGAAGAGATCCTGCGTAGGATGGATAGGGGCGTCACGGTCCTACAAGGAAAAGGAAGATATACAGGAGAAAACCGCGAAGTCTTGTATTGTGTCGTAGGCAGAAATGAAATCGTACGACTGCAAAATATCATCAACAGCGTTGACCCGCATGCTTTTGTGGCCGTTACTTCTGTACACGATGTTCTTGGCGAGGGATTCACCCTCGATGAAAACAAACAACCGCTTCAGGACTGA
- a CDS encoding QcrA and Rieske domain-containing protein encodes MSEKRQQVSRRQFLNYTLTGVGGFMAAGMLAPMVRFAIDPALQASTTGEFKAVEDVENITEEPTRVDWEIDQVDAWYESTVTKTAWVYKDENGDIVALSPICKHLGCMVTWAGNDDYPDQFYCPCHDGRYYKSGENVPNTPPPEGLDFYEYKIEDGTLLLGPTKPRGEA; translated from the coding sequence ATGAGTGAAAAGAGACAACAAGTGTCCCGTCGCCAGTTTTTGAATTATACGCTTACAGGCGTGGGTGGGTTTATGGCTGCCGGAATGCTTGCGCCGATGGTGCGTTTCGCTATCGACCCAGCTTTGCAGGCTTCTACCACTGGCGAATTTAAAGCTGTTGAAGATGTGGAAAACATCACGGAAGAACCTACAAGGGTTGACTGGGAAATTGATCAGGTCGACGCCTGGTATGAGTCAACCGTAACAAAAACAGCCTGGGTCTACAAAGATGAAAATGGTGATATTGTGGCACTGTCTCCGATTTGTAAGCACCTTGGCTGTATGGTCACATGGGCCGGTAATGATGATTATCCTGATCAATTCTATTGCCCGTGCCATGACGGCCGTTATTACAAGAGCGGTGAAAATGTACCAAACACACCGCCGCCGGAAGGCTTGGATTTCTATGAATATAAAATTGAAGATGGGACCTTATTGCTTGGACCTACAAAACCGAGAGGGGAGGCGTAA
- a CDS encoding DUF2487 family protein: MQWNKQDLGQYFTAEEYIDTLLIPLIPVTFTNQKEMEKSAAQQETGMIFVREMEKHFKGRIFLLPAYHYLASENLGAEVSRLNEWAAKASERPFKHVFFFSFDPHWKKQERNLNGNLLWLPAIQSEDTQSKETQTIIKDQVSQLTDLIKTYW; this comes from the coding sequence ATGCAATGGAACAAACAAGATTTGGGTCAGTATTTTACCGCAGAAGAGTATATTGATACTTTACTCATTCCGCTGATTCCGGTTACCTTTACAAATCAGAAGGAAATGGAAAAAAGTGCGGCCCAGCAGGAAACAGGCATGATTTTTGTAAGAGAAATGGAAAAGCACTTTAAAGGAAGAATCTTTTTACTGCCAGCCTATCATTATCTTGCTTCGGAGAACTTGGGTGCAGAGGTTTCGCGACTGAATGAATGGGCGGCTAAAGCAAGCGAGAGGCCGTTCAAGCATGTGTTCTTCTTCAGTTTTGACCCGCATTGGAAGAAACAGGAGCGGAACTTGAACGGTAACCTGTTATGGCTGCCGGCCATCCAGTCCGAAGACACGCAGTCGAAAGAAACACAAACTATCATTAAAGACCAGGTCAGCCAACTGACCGACCTGATCAAAACCTATTGGTAA
- the qcrB gene encoding menaquinol-cytochrome c reductase cytochrome b subunit: MLQKLYDWVDERVDITPLWRDIADHEVPEHVNPAHHFSAFVYCFGGLTFFVTVIQILSGMFLTMYYVPDIENAWRSVYYLQTEVAHGQIVRGMHHWGASVVIVMLFLHTLRVFFQGAYKKPRELNWMVGVLLFFIMLGLGLTGYLLPWDNKAYFATQVTLEIAEKVPFIGEATKTLMAGDPNIVGAQTLTRFFAIHVFFLPAALFALMAVHFILIRKQGISGPL, encoded by the coding sequence ATGCTGCAAAAACTTTATGATTGGGTAGACGAGCGCGTTGATATTACGCCTTTGTGGCGGGATATTGCCGACCATGAGGTGCCGGAGCACGTCAATCCTGCGCATCACTTTTCGGCGTTTGTCTATTGTTTTGGCGGATTGACTTTCTTTGTGACAGTCATTCAAATCTTATCGGGTATGTTTTTGACCATGTATTATGTACCGGATATTGAAAACGCGTGGAGATCTGTTTACTATCTGCAGACAGAAGTCGCCCACGGACAAATCGTTAGAGGAATGCATCACTGGGGTGCCAGTGTCGTAATTGTCATGCTGTTCCTACATACTTTACGTGTTTTTTTCCAGGGAGCTTATAAAAAGCCGCGTGAATTGAACTGGATGGTCGGTGTACTGTTGTTCTTCATCATGCTCGGCCTTGGTTTGACCGGTTACTTGCTTCCGTGGGATAACAAAGCTTATTTCGCAACCCAGGTAACGCTGGAAATTGCCGAGAAAGTGCCTTTCATCGGTGAAGCGACCAAAACATTAATGGCAGGGGATCCAAATATTGTCGGTGCACAAACATTGACCCGTTTCTTTGCCATTCACGTATTTTTCCTGCCGGCTGCATTATTTGCCCTAATGGCCGTCCACTTTATCTTGATTCGAAAGCAAGGTATTTCTGGACCACTATAA